The following proteins are co-located in the Microvirga ossetica genome:
- a CDS encoding amino acid ABC transporter substrate-binding protein produces MSVIAGVAALSAAPASAQATLDTVKKRGKILCGVSPVAPGFSYADDKGIRRGFDVDICRAVSAAIFADPDKVEYVPLNTNVRFQAVQSGEVDILSRQNTWSFSRDASLGLDFGPVVFYDGQGLMAPAKLNVKSASELTGAAICLLPGTTTLQNLEDFFRPKNIKYESVVFENSDEWRNAFFTGRCDAITTDRSDLASVRAIANDPSQYVVLPETISKEPLAPTIRQNDPNWRDILNWSVYALIGAEEKGVTQANVDEFLKSEDPEVQRMLGVNGDFGKMLGLDNKWAYNIVKSVGNYAEVFDRNLGPETRLGLSRGPNELWTKGGLLYAPPFR; encoded by the coding sequence ATGAGCGTTATCGCCGGCGTCGCCGCCCTTTCGGCAGCGCCAGCATCCGCGCAAGCGACGCTGGATACGGTCAAGAAGCGCGGCAAGATTCTTTGTGGCGTGTCGCCCGTTGCCCCCGGCTTTTCCTATGCGGACGACAAAGGCATTCGACGCGGCTTCGACGTCGATATCTGCCGTGCCGTGTCGGCCGCGATCTTCGCCGATCCCGATAAGGTCGAATATGTCCCGCTGAACACCAATGTCCGCTTCCAGGCGGTTCAGTCCGGCGAGGTGGACATCCTGTCCCGCCAGAACACCTGGAGCTTCTCGCGTGACGCATCCCTCGGCCTCGATTTCGGGCCCGTGGTGTTCTACGACGGCCAGGGCCTGATGGCGCCGGCGAAGCTCAACGTGAAGAGCGCCAGCGAACTCACCGGGGCCGCGATCTGCCTGCTGCCTGGCACGACCACGCTCCAGAACCTCGAGGATTTCTTCCGGCCGAAGAACATCAAGTATGAATCCGTGGTGTTCGAGAACTCCGACGAATGGCGCAACGCCTTCTTCACCGGTCGCTGCGATGCCATCACGACGGATCGTTCGGATCTGGCTTCCGTGCGTGCGATTGCCAATGATCCGTCGCAATATGTGGTCCTGCCCGAGACCATCTCGAAAGAGCCGCTTGCCCCGACGATCCGCCAGAACGACCCCAACTGGCGCGACATTCTGAACTGGTCCGTCTACGCGCTCATCGGTGCGGAGGAAAAGGGCGTTACCCAGGCCAATGTGGATGAATTCCTCAAGAGCGAGGATCCCGAGGTTCAGCGCATGCTCGGCGTGAACGGCGATTTCGGCAAGATGCTCGGCCTCGACAACAAGTGGGCCTACAACATCGTCAAGTCCGTCGGAAACTACGCCGAAGTCTTCGATCGCAATCTCGGTCCCGAGACCCGGCTGGGCCTGTCCCGCGGTCCGAACGAGCTCTGGACCAAGGGCGGCCTGCTTTACGCACCGCCCTTCCGGTAA
- a CDS encoding amidohydrolase family protein — MTDTISVVRKAAWVVAWDEAAAQHIYMQDADVAFSKAGILYVGPSYQGHADAEIAGAAIMVMPGLVNIHCHSGDEPLAKGLFEDVGTAALWGNALYEYSALIDADEDAKAACQTVMLGDLMRSGVTTHLDIASPAPKWLSLAANSGLRSYLAPGFREAQWRMAGSHRLDFEWNLAQGRERYAEALAFVEQARAHPSGRIDGVIAPSQIETCSEELIQEAVAEARSRGMRITIHAAQTMAEHEELLRRTGETAPAMLDRLGVLGPDLILGHCIFLDHHSWTRQRSRDDLARLAKSGTSVAHCPVTFARSGMTLESLGAYRRAGVNVGIGTDSYPFNMLEEMREALICSRVSGRSVFDLDTGGLFSAATIGGAQALGRSDIGRLVAGSKADLALVDLSHPAMQPIHDPLRNLIHCAAERAIRDVYVDGQAVVKDHRAVNLDYDGAIRELQDAQKRACRRAEMDDPQGRPLSTLAPYSLPLARRG, encoded by the coding sequence ATGACTGACACAATAAGCGTCGTTCGGAAGGCAGCCTGGGTGGTCGCGTGGGACGAGGCGGCCGCGCAACACATCTACATGCAGGATGCCGATGTGGCCTTCTCCAAGGCTGGCATTCTGTATGTAGGTCCCTCCTATCAAGGCCATGCGGATGCGGAGATTGCCGGCGCGGCCATCATGGTGATGCCGGGCCTCGTCAACATCCATTGCCATTCCGGCGACGAGCCGCTCGCGAAGGGCCTGTTCGAGGATGTCGGGACGGCGGCGCTATGGGGGAACGCTCTCTACGAGTATTCGGCTCTGATCGATGCGGACGAAGATGCCAAGGCCGCCTGCCAGACTGTGATGCTGGGCGATCTGATGCGCAGCGGCGTGACCACCCATCTCGATATCGCATCGCCGGCCCCGAAATGGCTCTCCCTCGCTGCCAACAGCGGATTGCGGTCATACCTCGCACCCGGATTTCGAGAGGCGCAGTGGCGCATGGCCGGAAGCCACCGCCTCGACTTCGAGTGGAACTTGGCTCAGGGACGCGAGCGCTACGCCGAGGCTCTGGCTTTCGTGGAGCAGGCTCGCGCGCATCCCAGCGGCCGTATCGATGGCGTGATCGCGCCATCGCAGATCGAGACCTGTTCCGAAGAGCTGATCCAGGAGGCTGTCGCCGAAGCCCGCAGCCGCGGGATGCGTATCACCATCCATGCGGCTCAGACCATGGCCGAGCACGAGGAGTTGCTGCGCCGTACGGGCGAGACCGCCCCGGCTATGCTCGACCGCCTCGGCGTCCTTGGGCCGGACCTGATCCTTGGCCACTGCATCTTTCTCGACCATCATTCCTGGACCCGGCAGCGCAGCCGTGACGATCTAGCACGACTCGCTAAAAGCGGCACGTCGGTCGCTCACTGCCCCGTCACCTTTGCACGCAGCGGCATGACCCTGGAAAGCCTCGGCGCCTATCGCCGCGCAGGCGTCAATGTCGGCATCGGCACCGACAGCTATCCGTTCAACATGCTCGAAGAGATGCGGGAGGCGCTGATCTGTTCGCGCGTTTCCGGCCGCAGCGTCTTCGACCTCGATACGGGCGGCCTGTTTTCCGCCGCGACGATTGGTGGAGCACAAGCCCTTGGTCGCAGCGATATCGGGCGATTGGTGGCCGGATCCAAGGCAGACTTGGCCCTGGTGGATCTGAGCCATCCGGCCATGCAGCCGATCCACGATCCGCTCCGCAATCTGATCCATTGTGCTGCGGAGCGCGCCATTCGCGACGTTTATGTGGACGGACAAGCTGTCGTGAAGGACCATCGCGCCGTCAATCTGGACTACGACGGTGCGATTCGAGAACTGCAGGACGCGCAGAAACGCGCCTGCCGACGGGCAGAAATGGACGATCCGCAGGGTCGCCCCCTCTCCACGCTGGCTCCCTATTCCCTGCCGCTCGCTCGCCGAGGATGA
- a CDS encoding aspartate/glutamate racemase family protein: MGSSVYVINPNSSQAVTAAIDQAVAPLRGVDGPDIVCLSLAEGPPGIQSQRDVDGVIMPMLHKASELEESAGAFVIACFSDPGLHALREQSRRRVFGIAECGVLTALTLGQRFGVIAILPTSIPRHLRYFGAMGVMDRFAADLPIGLSVAELSDEDRALSRMVEVGRTLKDAHGAGVLVMGCAGMARYRAALEEAVGIPIVEPTQAAVAMAVGHVRLSQTLPH; encoded by the coding sequence ATGGGCTCTTCGGTTTATGTGATCAACCCGAACTCCTCACAAGCCGTCACGGCAGCTATCGATCAAGCGGTAGCTCCCCTGAGAGGTGTCGACGGGCCTGACATCGTGTGCCTGTCCCTGGCCGAGGGGCCGCCCGGCATCCAGTCGCAACGGGATGTCGACGGCGTCATCATGCCCATGCTGCACAAGGCATCCGAGTTGGAGGAGAGCGCAGGCGCCTTCGTCATCGCATGTTTTTCGGATCCAGGCCTCCATGCGCTTCGCGAGCAGAGCCGCCGTCGTGTCTTCGGAATCGCCGAATGCGGCGTGCTGACGGCCCTCACTCTAGGTCAGCGCTTCGGCGTCATTGCTATCCTGCCGACTTCCATTCCAAGGCATCTTCGCTATTTCGGCGCCATGGGCGTCATGGATCGCTTCGCCGCCGACCTGCCGATCGGGCTCAGCGTTGCAGAGCTTTCGGACGAGGATCGAGCACTCAGCCGCATGGTCGAGGTCGGCCGCACGTTGAAAGACGCCCATGGAGCGGGTGTCCTCGTCATGGGATGTGCCGGCATGGCGCGATATCGCGCTGCTTTGGAAGAGGCTGTCGGGATCCCTATCGTCGAGCCGACTCAGGCCGCTGTGGCCATGGCGGTCGGTCATGTCCGCCTGTCGCAAACCCTCCCGCACTAG
- a CDS encoding amino acid ABC transporter permease: protein MTTATDIAEAQLKMPVQREPDVGRRLLHRTLKPLIGTPVNAIVTLICLWILWLGIKGAYGWLVTRAVTEGGAQACKVGHGACWPFYAAKLRFMIFGVYPYDEHWRVLLAMVLFLGAIGVTMIPRFWSRGLLVLWGVTIGATAILISGGVFGLTYVPTTQWSGLPLSFLLSAVGLALGFPLGVVLALARSSKLPAIRVIAIIFIEVIRGVPLISILFMASVMLPLFMPSGVTVDKLLRAQIAIVIFAAAYIAEAVRGGLQAIPRGQHEAASAMSLHYWQAMRLVVLPQALKISIPPLVNISIGFFQDTTLVTIIGLLDFLSTVRTAMTDPNWVGIAVMEGYVFAAVVFLVFSYGMGAYSRFLERRMRLGHD, encoded by the coding sequence ATGACGACTGCGACCGACATCGCCGAAGCGCAACTGAAGATGCCGGTTCAACGGGAACCGGATGTCGGGCGTCGCCTTCTACACCGCACGCTCAAGCCCCTCATCGGCACCCCTGTCAATGCAATCGTCACGCTGATCTGTCTGTGGATCCTGTGGCTTGGCATCAAGGGCGCTTACGGCTGGCTCGTAACCCGGGCCGTCACGGAAGGTGGCGCTCAGGCGTGCAAAGTGGGCCACGGTGCCTGCTGGCCCTTCTATGCGGCGAAGCTTCGCTTCATGATCTTCGGCGTCTATCCCTACGACGAGCATTGGCGCGTGCTCCTCGCCATGGTCCTGTTTCTTGGCGCAATCGGGGTCACGATGATCCCGCGCTTCTGGAGCAGAGGCCTTCTCGTGCTCTGGGGCGTGACGATCGGGGCGACGGCGATTCTGATCAGCGGTGGTGTCTTCGGTCTTACCTATGTGCCAACGACGCAATGGAGCGGGTTGCCCCTCTCCTTCCTGCTCTCGGCAGTCGGGCTCGCCCTCGGCTTTCCTCTCGGCGTCGTGCTCGCTCTGGCTCGCTCCTCGAAGCTCCCTGCCATCCGCGTCATTGCCATCATCTTCATTGAGGTGATCCGAGGCGTGCCCCTCATCAGCATCCTCTTCATGGCCTCCGTCATGCTGCCGCTCTTCATGCCGAGCGGCGTGACCGTGGACAAGCTGCTGCGGGCACAGATCGCCATCGTCATTTTCGCGGCGGCCTATATCGCCGAGGCGGTCCGTGGCGGTCTGCAGGCGATCCCCAGAGGACAGCACGAGGCCGCCAGCGCGATGAGCCTGCATTACTGGCAGGCCATGCGTCTCGTCGTTCTGCCGCAGGCCCTGAAGATCTCCATTCCGCCATTGGTGAACATCTCCATCGGCTTCTTCCAGGACACGACCCTCGTCACGATCATCGGCCTTCTGGACTTTCTATCCACCGTTCGCACGGCGATGACGGATCCGAACTGGGTCGGCATCGCCGTCATGGAAGGCTATGTCTTCGCAGCCGTCGTGTTCCTGGTGTTCTCATATGGCATGGGGGCCTATAGCCGTTTCCTGGAACGCCGCATGCGCCTCGGGCACGATTAA
- a CDS encoding flavodoxin family protein, with protein sequence MALTALALNCTLKRGGATSSTDKILQEVLEELKPHGVTGQIVRVVDLDIKAGVSSDEGDGDDWPELRRKILGADIIILGTPIWLGQPSSVAKRVLERMDAFLEETDDRGRMPPFGKVAVAAVVGNEDGAHHCHAELYQALNDVGFTIPAGAGTYWVGEAMGSVDYKDLKEPYDKTAQTTRMLAINAAHLAKLLKANPYPGMDKA encoded by the coding sequence ATGGCCCTGACTGCCTTGGCCCTGAATTGCACTCTGAAGCGTGGCGGTGCCACCTCGTCGACGGATAAGATTCTTCAGGAAGTTCTGGAAGAACTGAAGCCACACGGGGTGACGGGCCAGATCGTCAGAGTTGTCGACCTCGACATCAAAGCGGGAGTGTCGTCCGACGAAGGCGATGGCGATGACTGGCCGGAACTGCGTCGAAAAATCCTCGGAGCGGACATCATCATCCTGGGAACCCCGATCTGGCTGGGTCAACCCTCCAGTGTCGCCAAGCGGGTTCTCGAACGCATGGACGCCTTTCTGGAGGAGACGGACGACAGGGGGCGCATGCCTCCCTTCGGAAAGGTTGCCGTCGCGGCCGTGGTCGGCAATGAAGACGGAGCCCATCATTGTCACGCCGAATTGTATCAGGCCCTCAACGATGTGGGATTCACGATCCCTGCCGGCGCCGGCACCTATTGGGTCGGAGAGGCGATGGGCTCGGTGGATTACAAGGACCTCAAGGAACCCTACGACAAAACCGCACAGACGACCAGGATGCTGGCGATCAACGCCGCGCATCTGGCGAAGCTTCTGAAGGCGAACCCGTATCCCGGAATGGACAAGGCTTGA
- a CDS encoding amidohydrolase family protein — protein MTSVAARTTLFRNCDWIVAWDEATRSHVYLRNADFVIRGADIIHVGEGYSGPVDAEIDARKMMIIPGFVDIHSHPGHEPGWKGMLEELGSPRLGQSSLYEFMPVFQIGPEYTRPALRVATSELLKSGVTTICDLGRPRETWADEYAETGIRAVLWGMFRSGPWKTSNGHSVEYHLDPATGDRLLREAIDIADAASKHPSGRITGFIGPAQIDTCTEGQIRDALDAARERNQPIQIHAAQSIVEFQEIMRRYGCTPIEWLDRIGALGADTIIGHCIFLNDHPWLHWPHANDFERLRDSGAQVAHCPVVFARRGIAMNTLSRYVKAGIRCGIGTDSFPHNMLDELRMACYAGRIVAGSFTAATTHDAFMAATAVGADMIRRPDLGRLAPGCKADFSVVDLSNPYMQPDYEPIRSLVYSANDRAIKDVYVDGRQVVRDGEVLDFDIGEDLEMLRRGQAEAVAAAPQRDWAGRGLEQLSPRVFPIRD, from the coding sequence ATGACTAGCGTTGCCGCCAGGACGACCCTCTTCCGGAACTGCGACTGGATCGTCGCCTGGGACGAAGCGACCCGATCCCATGTCTATCTCCGCAACGCGGATTTCGTGATCCGAGGTGCGGACATCATTCATGTTGGCGAGGGCTATTCCGGCCCGGTCGATGCAGAAATCGACGCCCGCAAGATGATGATCATTCCCGGCTTCGTGGATATCCACAGCCATCCCGGCCACGAGCCCGGCTGGAAGGGCATGCTGGAAGAACTGGGCAGCCCGCGACTCGGCCAGAGCTCGCTCTATGAATTCATGCCGGTCTTCCAGATCGGTCCCGAATACACGCGCCCGGCGCTGCGGGTCGCAACATCGGAACTGTTGAAGAGCGGCGTGACGACGATCTGCGATCTCGGCCGCCCCCGTGAAACCTGGGCCGATGAATATGCGGAAACCGGCATCCGGGCCGTGCTCTGGGGCATGTTCCGGTCAGGCCCCTGGAAGACTAGCAACGGTCATTCGGTGGAATATCACCTCGATCCGGCGACCGGCGACCGGCTGCTGCGTGAGGCGATCGACATTGCCGACGCGGCTTCGAAGCACCCGAGCGGACGCATCACAGGCTTCATCGGCCCGGCCCAGATCGATACCTGCACCGAGGGGCAGATCCGCGATGCGCTCGATGCGGCGCGCGAGCGGAACCAGCCGATCCAGATCCATGCCGCCCAGAGCATCGTGGAATTCCAGGAAATCATGCGGCGCTATGGCTGCACGCCCATCGAATGGCTCGACAGGATCGGAGCGCTCGGTGCGGACACGATCATCGGCCACTGCATCTTCCTGAACGACCACCCCTGGCTGCACTGGCCGCATGCCAATGATTTCGAGCGCCTGCGCGACAGCGGCGCCCAGGTGGCGCATTGCCCCGTGGTCTTCGCCCGGCGCGGCATCGCCATGAACACCCTGAGCCGCTACGTGAAGGCTGGCATCCGGTGTGGTATCGGTACGGACAGCTTCCCTCATAACATGCTCGATGAGCTCCGCATGGCCTGCTATGCCGGCCGCATCGTTGCGGGGAGTTTCACCGCCGCTACGACCCACGATGCTTTCATGGCAGCCACGGCAGTCGGTGCCGACATGATCCGCCGCCCTGACCTCGGACGTCTTGCGCCCGGCTGCAAGGCGGACTTCTCGGTCGTCGACCTGAGCAATCCCTATATGCAGCCCGATTACGAGCCTATTCGCAGCCTCGTCTACTCGGCCAACGATAGAGCCATCAAGGACGTCTATGTCGACGGTCGCCAGGTCGTCCGCGATGGAGAGGTGCTGGACTTCGACATCGGCGAGGATCTCGAGATGCTGCGCAGAGGTCAGGCGGAGGCCGTCGCGGCGGCACCCCAGCGCGACTGGGCCGGGCGCGGGCTCGAGCAGTTGAGTCCTCGCGTCTTTCCTATCCGGGATTGA
- a CDS encoding amidohydrolase, whose translation MPFLPKADIVLTNGRVFRGISEQVTEAIALWAGQVLAAGSSADMEPLIGPSTRVIDLAGRLATPGLCDSHMHLLPYGVIMGHVDVRASSTPTLAALLDKVRQRASVTPPGQWIQGRGYDQFELDVGRHPLREELDAAAPEHPVAIVRACGHVTICNSKALELAEIDEATPVPQGGAIEQRDGRLTGLLAETGRDRLKAVLPEPTDRELVQAIDDAGRACLSYGITSVMDAGVGMRAGYREVAAYRTAQRLGRLPVRTTQCLLGGPGGIVEQAYADGVVTGVGDSMLRVGPVKIFTDGSAGGRTAAMSEPYVGEPKTTGLMLLHDNEMNDLVHDYHARGYQLAVHAIGDAAIEQTLNAFESALDAMPDPDRRHRIEHAGYARADQNARMKRLGVQPVPQPVFIYDFGDLYISVVGEKRAKPSYPLKTWIDLGFKPAAGSDAPVCDINPFPNFFSMLTRKTSHGTIMDEREVVSIAQAITAFTEFGAYVNKAEHEWGRLVPGLAADVAVFSRDLLTASPEEILHDTRCDLTIRGGEIVFDRHGETAR comes from the coding sequence ATGCCTTTCCTTCCCAAAGCCGACATCGTCCTCACAAACGGCCGCGTCTTTCGCGGAATTTCAGAACAGGTCACCGAAGCAATCGCCCTCTGGGCAGGGCAGGTCCTGGCGGCAGGATCGTCCGCTGATATGGAACCTCTCATCGGTCCTTCGACCCGAGTGATCGATCTTGCCGGACGTCTCGCGACTCCTGGGCTGTGCGACTCGCATATGCACCTTCTCCCCTATGGGGTGATCATGGGACATGTGGACGTGCGTGCATCTTCCACGCCAACCCTCGCCGCGCTGCTCGACAAGGTCAGGCAGCGCGCTTCCGTTACGCCTCCCGGTCAATGGATCCAGGGGCGCGGATACGATCAGTTCGAACTCGATGTCGGGCGCCATCCGCTCCGCGAAGAGCTCGATGCGGCGGCTCCCGAACATCCCGTTGCGATCGTGAGAGCCTGCGGCCATGTGACGATCTGCAATTCGAAGGCTCTCGAGCTTGCGGAAATCGACGAGGCGACGCCCGTTCCGCAGGGAGGCGCCATCGAGCAGCGGGACGGACGATTGACGGGCCTGCTGGCCGAGACCGGGCGTGACCGCCTCAAGGCTGTGCTGCCGGAACCGACGGACCGGGAACTCGTTCAGGCCATCGACGATGCCGGCCGCGCATGCCTGTCCTATGGCATTACCAGCGTGATGGATGCAGGCGTCGGCATGAGGGCGGGCTACCGCGAGGTTGCCGCCTATCGCACGGCGCAGCGCCTTGGCCGGCTGCCCGTGCGGACGACCCAGTGCTTGCTCGGCGGGCCGGGAGGCATCGTGGAGCAGGCCTATGCCGATGGGGTGGTGACGGGCGTGGGCGATTCCATGCTGCGCGTCGGGCCGGTGAAGATCTTCACAGACGGCAGCGCCGGCGGGCGGACCGCCGCCATGTCCGAGCCCTATGTCGGAGAGCCTAAGACCACCGGTCTGATGCTCCTGCACGACAACGAGATGAACGACCTCGTGCACGATTACCATGCAAGAGGCTATCAGCTCGCCGTTCATGCCATCGGCGATGCCGCCATCGAGCAGACCCTCAACGCCTTCGAGAGCGCGCTCGACGCCATGCCGGACCCGGATCGCCGCCACAGAATCGAGCACGCAGGCTATGCAAGGGCGGACCAGAATGCCCGCATGAAGCGCCTGGGCGTTCAGCCCGTGCCGCAGCCGGTGTTCATCTACGATTTCGGCGATCTGTACATTTCCGTTGTGGGCGAAAAACGGGCAAAGCCTTCCTATCCGCTCAAAACGTGGATCGATCTCGGTTTCAAGCCTGCCGCGGGCAGCGATGCTCCCGTCTGCGACATCAATCCCTTTCCGAACTTCTTCTCCATGCTGACTCGCAAGACTTCGCATGGGACCATCATGGACGAGCGGGAAGTGGTCTCCATCGCGCAGGCGATCACCGCCTTCACGGAGTTCGGAGCCTACGTCAACAAGGCCGAGCATGAATGGGGCCGCCTCGTTCCCGGCCTCGCGGCGGACGTCGCCGTGTTCTCGCGCGATCTCCTGACGGCTTCGCCTGAGGAGATCCTGCACGACACCCGATGCGATCTCACGATCCGCGGTGGCGAGATCGTCTTCGACCGCCACGGCGAGACGGCTCGCTAA
- a CDS encoding amino acid ABC transporter permease, with protein sequence MRVDAVSGTRLLYNLRFRAILYQVIAVGSIVLLGLYLFSNVSQKLAEQNIATGFDFLSRKAGFVISQTLIDYKPTDTYGRAILAGIVNTVWVSAWSVVLASIIGLFVGIARLSRNPLLAFLAFLYVEALRNVPLLLYLFLWYALIVTSLPAVREAWEILPHVFLSNSGLTVPSLVWTSAHTIVLFALVLGGALGVFVHRRVTAERIRTGKARTIWPLVALSLLIPPILAVLIVQPDLAVSLPEKGRFRLAGGSQLTPEFTALLVGLALSASAGIAEIVRSGILSVRKGQWEASRALGLRDGLTMRLVILPQALRVIIPPLTSTYLSLFKNSSLAIAIGYPDLVMVSNTTMNQTGQAIEGIAIFMLVYLGLSIVISLFMNWYNSRVALKER encoded by the coding sequence ATGCGCGTCGATGCGGTGAGCGGGACGAGGCTTCTCTACAACCTCCGCTTCCGAGCCATCCTCTACCAGGTAATCGCCGTCGGAAGCATCGTCCTTCTGGGACTTTATCTGTTTTCCAACGTATCGCAGAAACTAGCTGAGCAGAACATTGCCACAGGATTCGACTTCCTGAGCCGAAAAGCCGGCTTCGTCATCAGCCAGACATTGATCGACTACAAGCCCACCGACACCTATGGTCGTGCCATCCTGGCCGGCATCGTCAACACGGTTTGGGTTTCGGCCTGGAGCGTCGTTCTCGCGTCGATCATCGGGCTGTTCGTCGGCATCGCCCGTCTCTCCCGCAATCCGCTGCTCGCTTTTCTGGCGTTTCTCTATGTCGAAGCACTGCGCAATGTGCCTCTTCTGCTCTATCTCTTTCTCTGGTATGCGCTAATCGTCACTAGCCTGCCGGCCGTGCGTGAAGCATGGGAGATTCTGCCCCATGTTTTCCTGAGCAACAGCGGCCTGACCGTGCCGTCACTGGTCTGGACGAGCGCCCATACGATCGTTCTTTTCGCACTGGTTCTCGGAGGAGCTCTTGGAGTTTTCGTCCATCGCCGGGTGACGGCTGAGCGTATCAGAACGGGCAAGGCGCGGACCATCTGGCCCTTGGTAGCCTTATCACTTCTCATCCCACCGATCCTCGCAGTTTTGATCGTGCAGCCCGATCTTGCAGTCAGCCTTCCCGAGAAGGGCCGCTTTCGCCTTGCGGGCGGTTCTCAGCTCACGCCGGAATTCACCGCGCTTCTCGTCGGCCTTGCCCTGTCCGCCTCGGCCGGCATCGCGGAGATCGTGCGAAGCGGCATTCTGTCGGTGCGCAAAGGGCAATGGGAGGCATCCCGTGCATTGGGCCTGCGGGACGGATTGACCATGCGCCTCGTCATTCTTCCTCAGGCGCTCCGGGTCATCATCCCTCCACTAACCAGCACGTATCTGAGCCTTTTCAAGAACTCTTCGCTCGCCATTGCCATCGGGTATCCGGATCTCGTCATGGTTTCGAATACCACCATGAACCAGACCGGACAGGCGATCGAGGGCATCGCGATCTTCATGCTGGTCTATCTCGGCCTGTCGATCGTGATTTCCCTGTTCATGAACTGGTACAACAGCCGCGTCGCGCTGAAGGAGCGCTAG
- a CDS encoding NAD(P)/FAD-dependent oxidoreductase, whose translation MTGYGDTYYARTLADVSQRSSLEGSVQADVAVVGGGLAGLTAALDLARAGRSVVVLEAERVGWGASGRNGGFVGPGYATSHANVTRMAGAERAQALHRLSIEGVQIVEENIDRLAMSDNTRVYGKLSVLRYHDPDGLARHCAMMKREFDYHLEVMPTDAVRNVLRSQKYFQSLYDPACFHFHPLNYARALAKAIEALNGRIFERSQVTGCDFASAEKIVRTARGEVRARDVILAGGGYTDDLVPRLRRSILPIATYVLLTEAAPERIAEAVRTPMAISDNRRAGDYYRLVDEGKRLLWGGRITTRKTEPRRLAEMMRQTMVSTYPQLEGVRVETAWTGLMAYARHLMPLIGQLQPCIWYVFGFGGRGMNTTAIGGRVIAEGILGTSDRYRLYEPFGLVWNGGPFGVAAAQLTYWTYQAMDLAKERRAARAA comes from the coding sequence ATGACCGGCTATGGCGATACCTATTATGCCCGCACGCTTGCGGACGTATCGCAACGCTCTTCTCTCGAAGGATCGGTGCAGGCGGATGTCGCTGTTGTCGGCGGGGGGCTTGCCGGCCTTACGGCGGCTCTCGATCTCGCGCGAGCAGGCCGTTCGGTTGTGGTCCTGGAGGCTGAACGGGTCGGCTGGGGAGCGTCTGGCCGAAACGGAGGCTTTGTCGGGCCGGGTTACGCGACGAGCCACGCCAATGTAACCCGCATGGCGGGAGCCGAGAGAGCGCAGGCCTTGCACCGGCTCTCGATCGAGGGGGTGCAAATCGTCGAGGAAAATATCGACAGGCTTGCAATGAGCGACAACACGCGCGTCTACGGCAAGCTGAGCGTGCTTCGGTATCACGATCCCGACGGCCTTGCCCGCCATTGCGCGATGATGAAGAGGGAATTCGACTACCATCTCGAAGTGATGCCGACCGACGCCGTACGAAACGTCCTGCGGTCCCAGAAATACTTTCAGTCGCTCTACGATCCCGCCTGCTTCCATTTCCACCCGCTCAACTATGCAAGGGCTCTGGCAAAGGCGATCGAGGCGCTGAACGGACGGATCTTCGAGCGATCGCAGGTCACCGGCTGCGACTTCGCGAGCGCGGAAAAAATCGTCAGGACGGCGCGCGGTGAGGTCAGGGCACGCGACGTGATCTTGGCGGGCGGTGGCTATACGGACGATCTCGTGCCCCGCCTGCGCCGCAGCATCCTGCCGATTGCCACTTACGTGCTTCTGACGGAAGCAGCACCGGAGAGGATCGCAGAGGCGGTTCGCACGCCGATGGCGATCAGCGACAACCGCCGTGCGGGTGACTATTATCGTCTCGTCGACGAAGGAAAGCGGCTTCTCTGGGGCGGCCGGATCACGACGCGCAAGACGGAGCCACGGCGCCTCGCGGAGATGATGCGGCAGACGATGGTCTCCACCTATCCCCAACTCGAAGGCGTGCGCGTGGAGACGGCGTGGACGGGTCTCATGGCCTATGCCCGCCATCTGATGCCTCTCATCGGGCAGCTTCAGCCGTGTATATGGTACGTGTTCGGTTTCGGCGGACGCGGCATGAACACGACGGCGATTGGAGGGCGAGTGATCGCAGAGGGGATTCTCGGCACAAGCGACCGATACAGGCTTTATGAGCCCTTCGGCCTCGTGTGGAACGGTGGTCCTTTCGGCGTTGCGGCGGCGCAGCTCACCTACTGGACGTATCAGGCGATGGATCTCGCCAAGGAGCGTCGGGCCGCGCGTGCGGCCTGA